The following coding sequences are from one Anabas testudineus chromosome 16, fAnaTes1.2, whole genome shotgun sequence window:
- the LOC113170342 gene encoding E3 ubiquitin-protein ligase NHLRC1, with protein MATSPCSLSGSCRSPERILREIQINLLECKVCFEKFDSQQRERRPQNLSCGHVLCLECITALSHPLLRKLECPFCRQLCSVDSTSQCQVLSDLQELLLSWSSSALPQRVKRGLSLATGLTSTALHLCTAFGGWGTLINPTGIAVLGSSGTIVVVHDGEKRVVVFSPQGKKLHSFGRREQASGEICYPVDVAVTPCGYLVVTDAGAKAVKVFTSRGGHVLTIKGSFQMPWSVDTDNCGQILVSDVQAGTVSQIKVDYTRGVILEQNAAISDLEHPKAVACCRMTGNTAVIEHLTTDRHQHTRLKVFTKDFHILYHTESFSLILQSTVKLNMSGVVFDKDGDVIVIDSDQGIIWSLGKVENGPSLTPLVGDHLVRPVGLVPLNNTLVILDSGDHTVKIYSAQSDTGSIK; from the coding sequence ATGGCCACAAGTCCATGTTCCCTGAGTGGCAGCTGTCGGAGTCCTGAGAGGATTCTGAGAGAGATCCAGATCAACTTGCTGGAGTGTAAAGTCTGTTTCGAGAAGTTCGACTCTCAGCAGAGGGAGCGCAGACCACAGAACCTTTCCTGTGGCCATGTACTTTGTCTGGAATGCATCACAGCTCTGTCCCACCCTCTTCTGAGGAAGCTGGAGTGCCCATTCTGTCGACAGCTGTGCAGTGTTGACAGCACCTCCCAGTGCCAGGTTCTTAGTGacctgcaggagctgctgttATCCTGGAGTTCCTCTGCTCTTCCTCAGAGGGTAAAAAGGGGCCTTAGCTTGGCCACAGGTCTGACATCCACAGCTCTGCACCTATGCACAGCTTTTGGTGGTTGGGGGACTCTTATCAACCCCACTGGGATAGCTGTTTTGGGGTCTTCAGGGACAATAGTGGTGGTgcatgatggagagaagagggTGGTGGTTTTCAGTCCACAGGGCAAGAAGCTGCATAGTTTTGGGCGAAGAGAACAAGCCAGTGGGGAGATCTGTTACCCAGTTGATGTGGCGGTGACTCCCTGTGGTTACCTGGTGGTGACTGATGCAGGGGCTAAAGCTGTGAAGGTTTTCACCTCCAGAGGTGGCCACGTGTTGACCATCAAGGGTTCCTTCCAGATGCCCTGGAGTGTGGACACAGACAACTGTGGGCAGATCCTGGTGTCAGACGTTCAGGCCGGCACGGTGTCCCAGATAAAAGTGGACTATACTCGTGGTGtcattctggagcaaaatgcAGCCATTTCTGATCTCGAGCATCCAAAAGCAGTTGCCTGCTGCCGCATGACTGGAAACACAGCCGTGATAGAGCATTTAACAACAGACCGGCACCAGCACACGAGACTGAAAGTGTTTACGAAAGATTTCCACATCCTTTATCATACAGAAAGTTTCAGCCTCATCCTGCAGTCCACTGTGAAGCTGAACATGTCAGGTGTGGTGTTTGACAAAGACGGGGATGTGATTGTGATTGACTCGGATCAGGGAATAATTTGGAGTTTAGGAAAGGTCGAGAACGGCCCTTCCCTAACTCCTCTAGTGGGTGATCACCTTGTCCGCCCAGTTGGATTGGTGCCACTGAACAATACACTTGTTATTTTGGACAGTGGAGACCATACAGTGAAGATTTATTCTGCTCAATCTGATACTGGATCCATCAAATAG